Proteins encoded in a region of the Triplophysa dalaica isolate WHDGS20190420 chromosome 10, ASM1584641v1, whole genome shotgun sequence genome:
- the LOC130429689 gene encoding SLAM family member 9-like: MFFCLCLWSMFGVFVCVSVSVTEGDCVTLFVNLTESQMKNGISWKFGAYESVIADIKSGQITVSDNKPDNRFKDKLQLNKHTGDLRLTNTSVTHTGLYQMSNIKTDQQLATFNLTVYARLPLPVISRVSSLSESSNCSVLCSMTNVSHDVSVSWYKGKSLLSSISVSDHITSISLHLECLNDSYTCVVNNPITNQTQHLNTDVCHKCSEPNLPFSRTVPLSCAVVISVMIAAALLIVCIYRKHRQHVHISEQEITYAEPKFRKRQTHKPICAVEDDVVYAAVMTR; this comes from the exons ATgttcttctgtttgtgtttgtggagTATGTTTG gtgtgtttgtttgtgtctccGTGTCAGTGACTGAAGGAGATTGTGTTACTTTGTTTGTGAATCTGACTGAATCACAGATGAAGAATGGAATCTCCTGGAAGTTTGGAGCTTATGAAAGTGTCATCGCTGATATCAAGAGTGGACAGATCACTGTATCTGATAATAAACCTGATAACAGATTCAAAGACAAACTACAACTAAACAAACATACTGGAGATCTGAGACTCACAAACACAAGCGTCacacacactggactttatcaaATGAGCAACATCAAGACAGACCAACAACTCGCAACATTCAATCTTACCGTCTATG CTCGTCTGCCTCTTCCTGTTATCTCAAGAGTTTCATCATTATCAGAAAGTTCAAactgttctgtgttgtgttcaatgacgaatgtgtcacatgatgtgagtgtctcctggtacaaaggaaagagtttattgtccagcatcagtgtgtctgatcacATCACTAGCATCTCTCTTCATCTGGAGTGTCTGAATGATTCTTACACATGTGTAGtgaacaatcccatcacaaaccagacTCAACATCTCAATACTGATGTCTGTCACAAGTGTTCAG AACCGAATCTCCCCTTCAGTCGTACAGTTCCTCTCTCTTGTGCTGTTGTTATTTCTGTGATGATTGCAGCTGCACTTCTGATCGTCTGCATCTACAGGAAACACAGACAACATG TTCACATCAGCGAGCAGGAGATCACATACGCAGAGCCAAAATTCCGCAAAAGACAAACACATAAACCG ATATGTGCAGTGGAGGATGATGTGGTGTATGCTGCAGTCATGACAAGATGA